Genomic segment of Leifsonia sp. Root1293:
TGAGTTCGTCGATGAGGGTGGGCCCCATCGCGGCCATGCGCTCGTAGTCGGCCGATCCCATCCGAACGGTGAAGTTGTTCGGCACGAGAACGCGGTCGCGTGAGACGACTGCAGCCTTGGTGTCGAGCTCACGTCGTAGTGCTGACGTGATCTCGACCGGCTGCAGCCCCGAGCGAAAGGTCTTCGCGAAAGCGCCGTTGACGGCGCGTTCGAGACCCTTCTCGAAGTTGTCCAGTATCCCCACAGGTCTCCCGATCCGGTTCTCGCGACTCTTGAATGTTAGTCGGAGACTCTGGAAAGCACGTTCACTCGTGCCGCCAGTCAATCGATGGGGCCCAGCGCCTCACCCTCGTCGAAGTCGAGGGCGATGGCCGGGATGGACGCCGTGAGCAGGGAGCCGTCTGCACGGCGCTGGCCCCGCACGTCGTCCATCGTCGGGGTTCCCACGAGCCGTGCTCCCTGGTGCGAAAGCGGCACGGTGACTGGGTTCTGGGCGCTCACGAAGACCTTCTGGCCCCGCACGGTGAGCCTGAACGACTCGCCCTCCTCGATCGTGAACGTGATCGATTCCCGCTCGAGATCGACACGGATGCGGTTGCCCCGCAGCGTGAGACGGAACTGCAGGGATTCCCAGTTCTCTGGCAGGCGCGGGTCGAAGGTGAAGTCGCCCCGGTGGTCGCGGAAGCCGCCGAATCCGAAGGTCAACGCGTTCCAGATGCCACCCGTCGACGCCACGTGGATGCCGTCTGCGGTGTTGGAATGCAGGTCGAGCAGGTCGACGAAGAGCGCCGAGTTGAAGTAGTCGGTCGCGAGCTTTCCGTACCCGACCTCGGCCGCGATGATCGACTGGACGACCGCCGAGAGGGTCGAGTCTCCCGTGGTCAGCGGGTCGTAGTACATGAAGTCGGCGCGCTTCTGCTCGAGCGTGAACTCGTTGCCCTGCAGCAGCAGGGCGAGCACCACGTCGGCCTGCTTCAGCACCTGGAACCTGTAGATCACGAGCGGGTGGTAGTGCAGCAGCAGTGGTCGGTGGCTGGGCGGCGTGAGGTCGAGGTCCCAGATCTCCTTCTGGAGGAAGGCCTCGTCCTGCGGGTGGATGCCGAGGTTCTCATCGAACGGGATGTGCATGCGCTGGGCAGCCCGAGCCCATTCCGCGGCCTCGCCGTCCTGCACATCGAGGCGCTTGACAACCTGGGCGTAGGCGGCCGGGTCCTCCCGCTCGAGCACGCGCAACGATGTCGCCGCCGCGTCGAGGTTCGCCCGCGCCATGACGTTCGTGTACAGGTTGTCGTTCACGACGGTCGTGTACTCGTCGGGGCCGGTGACGCCGTGGATGTGGAAGACGTCGTCACCGTTGCCGCGCCAGAACCCCAGGTCGGCCCACATGCGGGCAGTCTCGACGAGGATGTCGATGGCTCCCCGGTTGAGGAAATCCTGGTCGCCCGTGGCCGAGACGTACTGGCACAGCGCATGGGAGATGTCGGCGTCGATGTGGTACTGAGCCGTGCTGGCGGCGTAGTAGGCGCTGGATTCGAGGCCGTTGATGGTGCGCCAGGGGAACAGCGCCCCGCGCACGTTGAGCTCGAGGGCTCGCGCCCTGGCTGCATCCAGCATCCGTTGCCGGAATCGCAGCGCATTCCGTGCGACGACCGGGGAGGTGTAGGTGAGGGCGGGCAGCACGTAGATCTCGCTGTCCCAGAAGTAGTGGCCGCCGTAGCCGGTTCCGCTGACGCCCTTGGCCGCGACGCCGCCGCCATCGGTGCGTGCGCTGGCCTGGGCGAGCTGGAACAGGTTCCAGCGCACGGCCTGCTGAAGCTCGGGCTGGCCGCCGATGATGACGTCGGTGCGCTTCCAGTAGGCGTCGAGCCAGAGGCGCTGCTGGCGGAACAGCTCGGGGGCGCCGACCTCGAGAGCACTGTCGAGCGTGCGGTCGCAACGGTCGGCGAGCTCGCGCACGGGCACGGTGCTCGCCGTGTGGTAGCTGACGAGCTTGGTGAGGCGCACCCTGTGGCCCTGCTTGGCGTGCACCCTGTAGATGCGCTTGGCGAGGTCGTCCTCGAGGGTGGTGGTCGACGTGTACTCGTCGACTGTCGTGATCTGGTGATCGGCGGCCACCGAGATCGTCATGCCCGAGTTGGTGCAGCGGTAGGCGAGCAGCAGCCGCTCCTCGTGCTCGCGCTTGATGCGCGGCTGCAGCACCCTGTCGGTGAACAGGTCGGCCTTGCGGGGGTCGAAGCCCTCCGAGGCGCCGTGCACGTTCGACCTGTACTCGTCGCGGCCGTCCTGGCGGTTCAGGATCTGGCTCGACAGGGTGATGGAGGCATCCGAGTCGAGCAGCGTGACCTCGTAGGTGACCACGGCGAGGTGTCGGTCCGTGAAGCTGACCATGCGGCGGGAGGTGATGAGCACGCGCTTGCCCGCGGGAGTGCGCCAGACCAGTTCGCGCTCGAGCACGCCGCTGGCGAAGTCGAGCCGGCGCTCGTAGGAGAGCACGTCGGCCTCGGTGAGCACGAGAGGCTCGTCGTCGACGTAGAGGCGGATGATCTTGGCATCCGGGGCGTTCACGATGGTCTGGCCGACACGGGCGAAGCCGTAGGCCTCCTCGGCATGGCGGATGGGCCAGGTCTCGTGGAAGCCGTTCACGAAGGTGCCGTGCACGTGGCCGTCGCGGCCCTCTTCGACGTTGCCGCGCAGACCGAGGTAGCCGTTGCCCACGGTGAAGATGGTCTCGGTGCGCCCCATGTCGGCGGCATCGAAGGCCGTCTCGACCAGCGCCCACTCGTCCAGCGGGTGCCGGATGCGGTCGATCGGGTCGGCGTCGAGGAT
This window contains:
- a CDS encoding glycoside hydrolase family 65 protein translates to MKILDADPIDRIRHPLDEWALVETAFDAADMGRTETIFTVGNGYLGLRGNVEEGRDGHVHGTFVNGFHETWPIRHAEEAYGFARVGQTIVNAPDAKIIRLYVDDEPLVLTEADVLSYERRLDFASGVLERELVWRTPAGKRVLITSRRMVSFTDRHLAVVTYEVTLLDSDASITLSSQILNRQDGRDEYRSNVHGASEGFDPRKADLFTDRVLQPRIKREHEERLLLAYRCTNSGMTISVAADHQITTVDEYTSTTTLEDDLAKRIYRVHAKQGHRVRLTKLVSYHTASTVPVRELADRCDRTLDSALEVGAPELFRQQRLWLDAYWKRTDVIIGGQPELQQAVRWNLFQLAQASARTDGGGVAAKGVSGTGYGGHYFWDSEIYVLPALTYTSPVVARNALRFRQRMLDAARARALELNVRGALFPWRTINGLESSAYYAASTAQYHIDADISHALCQYVSATGDQDFLNRGAIDILVETARMWADLGFWRGNGDDVFHIHGVTGPDEYTTVVNDNLYTNVMARANLDAAATSLRVLEREDPAAYAQVVKRLDVQDGEAAEWARAAQRMHIPFDENLGIHPQDEAFLQKEIWDLDLTPPSHRPLLLHYHPLVIYRFQVLKQADVVLALLLQGNEFTLEQKRADFMYYDPLTTGDSTLSAVVQSIIAAEVGYGKLATDYFNSALFVDLLDLHSNTADGIHVASTGGIWNALTFGFGGFRDHRGDFTFDPRLPENWESLQFRLTLRGNRIRVDLERESITFTIEEGESFRLTVRGQKVFVSAQNPVTVPLSHQGARLVGTPTMDDVRGQRRADGSLLTASIPAIALDFDEGEALGPID